The Notoacmeibacter ruber DNA segment TTCACATGATCGATCTTGATGGCTTCAAGAACATCAATGACCGCCACGGCCATGGCATCGGTGACGAACTTCTTAGGACCGTTGCGGACGTCCTGCTTCGCAATATCCGGTCGGAGGACCTGCTCGCTCGTCTGGGGGGCGATGAGTTCGTGGCCATTCAGGCGAATGTTGACAACCGACAGCAGGCGATCGATTTCGCCAGCCGCATGGTCGCCTCCGTCCGTGAGATCAGGCAGGTCGGCAATGTAGAAATCCGGCTCAGCACCAGCGTCGGCACCTACCTTCTCGACAGCATGGTCGGTACCGAAACGGAAGACATCGTCCTGTCACGGGCAGATGCGGCGCTTTACCACGCCAAAGGCGAAGGGAAGGATCAGGTCGCTATCTTCGAACCTGAGATGGAGGACTTGGTCCGCTCTCGGCAGCTCTTACGAAGCCGGCTTGTGGAGGCAATCGAAAACGAAACGCTGGAAGTGTTTTACCAACCTCAGCACGAGGCCAAGACCGGGCGGCTTTGCGGCTTTGAAGCTCTGGCGCGGCTACAGGACGGCGAAGGCGGGTATGTCTCTCCCTATATTTTCATTCCACTGGCGGAAGAACTGCGCCTTATGCCCCGCCTTGGTGCCCTCATCCTCGAACAGTCTTGCCGCGATGCGGTTGAATGGCCAGACGACCTTTACCTCGCGGTCAATCTGTCGGTTCAGCAGTTTGAAAAAGGTCTGGTCGATGTTGTCAGGAATGCGTTGGAATCCTCGGGCCTTAATCCGCAACGCCTTGAGCTCGAAATCACCGAGAGCATGTTCATCCAGGACCATGACGTGCCCTCGATCGAGCGGCAATTGCATGAACTGAAGAAGCTCGGCGTACAGATCGCGATGGATGATTTCGGAACGGGCTATTCCAGCCTGAATTCACTCTGGCGCTTCCCTTTCGACAAACTCAAGGTCGATCGCTCGGTCGTTTCGCAGATCGATCAGAGCACGACGGTAAACTACATTCTCGATACGATAGCAGCCCTTGGACGCACGATGCGGCTGCGTGTCACCGCCGAAGGCGTCGAGACGGAAGCGCAGCGGACCCTGGCGATACAGGCAGGGTGCGACGAGATTCAGGGCTATTTCTACGCCGCGCCCATGGCAGGCAAACGTGTCAAAGAGCACATTTCGCAAGTCCTCGCCGGAAAGGCCGCGGGCGCTGACGATATCTCTAGCCCGCCCGCAGAAGCGAAGACAGCGGACGATGACCAATTGACCTGAAAAAAGGGCCGCCTTTTGAAGGCGGCCCATCTTCTCATCCATTCCATTCGCGCAATCACGCGGCTTCCTGCTTTGCCGCATCACTGGTCGTGAAAACCAGCCTGTCGGAGCCAGCGCCAACTTTTACGCGAGCGCCGTCGAAGATATCGCCCATGAGAATCTTCTCGGCGAGCGGATCCTGCAGTTCCTTCTGCATCACCCTTTTCAACGGCCTTGCGCCATAAGCGGGGTCGTACCCCTTCTCGGCCAGCCATTCGATGGCGTCCTCGCCCAGCTCGAGACGGATCTTGCGATCGGCCAGAAGCTTCTCCAGCCGCTCCAGCTGAATCTTGACGATTGCACCCATATCCGCTCGGCGAAGCCGATGGAAAAGAATGACCTCGTCGATCCGGTTCAGAAATTCCGGGCGGAACGCGGATCGAACCACACCCATCACCTGATCGCGAGCCTCGTCGACATCCTGATCCTCGCCGAGATTGACGAGAAATTCCGCTCCTAGATTGCTGGTCATGATGATCAGCGTGTTGCGGAAGTCCACGGTTCGTCCCTGGCTATCGGTCAGCCGGCCATCGTCCAGCACCTGCAGCAGCACGTTGAAGACGTCGGGATGGGCTTTTTCCACCTCGTCGAACAGCACGACCTGATAGGGCCGGCGCCGCACTGCCTCGGTCAGGACACCGCCTTCATCATAGCCGACATAGCCGGGAGGCGCGCCGATCAGCCGCGCGACGGAATGCTTCTCCATGAACTCGCTCATGTCGATGCGCACCATCGCGCTTTCATCATCGAACAGGAAGTTCGCCAGCGCCTTGGTCAGTTCCGTCTTGCCGACACCCGTCGGGCCGAGGAACATGAAGCTGCCGATCGGCCGGTTGATATCCTGCAATCCCGCGCGAGCACGCCGCACGGCTTTGGAGACCGCCTGCACCGCCTCGCCCTGGCCGACGACGCGCTTGGCGATCTCGTCTTCCATGCGCAGCAGCTTGTCACGCTCGCCTTCCAGCATCCGGTCGACCGGAATACCGGTCCAGCGGGAGACGACGGCGGCGACATGATCCGGCGTCACCGTCTCCTCGACCATCGAACTGGTGTCGCCTTCGCGCGCTTCGGCTTCGGCGAGCTTACGCTCCAGGTCCGGGATACGACCATAAGCCAGTTCGCCCGCCTTCTGGAATTCGCCGGAGCGCTGGGCGATCGCAAGATCGTTCCGAGCTTCGTCGAGTTGGCGCTTCAGATCGGCGGCAAGACCCAGCTTCTCCTTCTCGGCCATCCAGGCGCTCGTCAGGGAATCGCTCTCCTCTTCCAGATCGGAGAGTTCCTTCTCCAGCTTGGAGAGGCGATCCTTGGACGCCGCGTCCGTTTCCTTCTTCAACGCTTCACGCTCGATCTTCAACTGCATGATGCGCCGGTCGATCTCGTCCAGGGCTTCCGGCTTGCTGTCGACCTGCATGCGAAGGCGCGAAGCCCCCTCATCGACGAGGTCAATGGCCTTGTCCGGCAGGAACCGGTCCGTGATGTAGCGGTTCGAGAGCGTAGCTGCGGCAACCAGAGCCGAATCCGAGACACGCACCTTATGGTGCTGTTCGTATTTTTCCTTCAAGCCACGCAGGATCGAGACTGTATCTTCCACCGTGGGCTCGTTGACGAAAACGGGCTGGAAGCGGCGCGCCAGAGCTGCGTCCTTCTCGACATGCTTGCGATACTCATCGAGCGTCGTGGCGCCGACACAGTGAAGTTCGCCGCGCGCCAGAGCCGGCTTCAAAAGATTCGACGCATCCATCGCGCCGTCAGCCTTACCGGCTCCGACAAGCGTATGCATCTCGTCGATAAACAGCACGATCTGACCATGAGCGGCCTGCACTTCCGAAAGAACGGCCTTCAGCCGCTCCTCGAACTCGCCGCGATATTTCGCGCCGGCAATCAAGGCGCCCATGTCGAGTGCGAGCAGCCGCTTGTCGCGGAGACTCTCCGGCACGTCGCCACTAACGATGCGCAGTGCAAGCCCTTCGGCAATGGCTGTCTTACCGACACCCGGCTCGCCGATGAGAACGGGATTGTTCTTCGTGCGGCGGCTCAGCACCTGAATGGTACGGCGAATCTCGTCGTCACGGCCGATGACCGGATCGAGCCGGCCCGCCTTGGCGTCTTCCGTCAGATCGCGCGCATATTTCTTCAGAGCGTCATAAGCCTGTTCGGCGGATGCGCTGTCAGCGGTGCGGCCCTGACGTACTTCCTCGATCGCCTTGTTCAAGGCAATCGGAGTGACGCCGGCCTTTTTGAGCATATCGGCCGTCTTCGCACTCTTCTCGACCGCAAGCGCAGTGAGAAGCCGCTCGACCGTGACGAAGCTGTCACCGCCCTTCTTCGCAAGTTCTTCCGCCGTCGCCAGAACCTTGGCGAGCGGCTGGCTCATATAGAGCGAAGCGCCCGAGCCCTCGACCTGCGGCAGAGCGTTCAAAGCGGCGTCGACAGCCATGCGCACGGCTTTGGAATCGCCCCCGGCGCGATCGATCAGCGAGGTGGCAAAGCCTTCCTCGTCATCGACCAGCACTTTCAGGAGATGTTCGGGCAGAAGCTGCTGATTATTACGTGTAATCGCAGCCGTCTGCGCAGCCTGCACGAAACCCCGCACACGCTCGGTGTATTTTTCCATATTCATTTTTCGGTCTCCTTCCCCTCCCCGGCCCTTATGGCGCCGGCTCGGCAGATGAATGACTGGAAGCCCTTGAAGGCGCTTCCGGTTTCAAGACTGATATGGGTGTGGAGAAAGCCAATTCCAAGCGTCGCTCAGCGCTTTTATATCCCCTCACCGAGTGCCCCGTCAGCGAAACGCGGCAGAGCGCCAAACCGGTTACGAAAGCAGCTTAAGACGACTCGAATAGAAAAAGCCGCGGCGCGGACGCCACGGCTTATCAAATCATCTGCCGGTCGGACAGGAGCGATCAGCTATTGGCCGCAAGCGGCAGATCTCCGCCCTCATCCTTGCCTTCCGGAGACGCGCTTTCGTCGCTCTGAGCCGAACGGCGCGGGCGACGGGTCCGGCGGACCTTCGTCTCGCCATCCGGCTCGGCTTCGGCTTCCGTCTCCGCCTTCTTGCGGCGGGTCCGGCGCGGCTTGGGCGCCTCTTCCTCAGAGTCCGACTTTTTGGCGCCACGGCGATCGGCCTCGGCGGCTATCTCGGCCGGTGATTGTGCGGCCGCTGGCTGCGCAGGCGCATTGTCATCGGCGTCCGAATTATCGTCATCATCGGAGCTATCCGACCCATCGTCATTGTCCGCACGATCATCGCGGCGGTTGCGACGGTTTTCGCCGCGTCCGCGTCTCGGCTTGTCATCGGACGATTCGTTGCGGATCTCGGGACGATCGTCCTCATTATCCTCATCATCGCTATTGGCCGATTCGGACTCGCGCTGCGCATCGCGCTGGCGTTGCGCTTCCGCATTGGCGGCCATCGCTCCGGCGATGATGCGGTTATAATGTTCCGCATGCTGGAAATAGTTTTCGGCCATCACCCGATCGCCCGAGGACGTAGCGTCCCGCGCCAGGGCTGCGTATTTATCCGCGATCTGCTGGGCAGAACCGCGAATCTTCACGTCAGGGCCGTTACTCTCATAACTACGCGAAAGGGGATTGGGACCCTTGCGATTATTGCCACCACTATTATTCCGCCCACGATTGCGGCGGTTTTGCTGGTTTGGCCTCATCGATAACTCTTCTTTGAATTCATCCTACATCGGGATGGGAACCGGCCTTTGCCGGCCTTCGCTGCCGCAACGGCGAAGCCGCGCGTCAAGCCATGGCAACTGTCCGACACAGCGCATCCGACAGTCTGTTGATCCGTTACTCTCGGGTCTCTCGCCGGAAGCCCCCAGCCTTGCAACGCGTATAAGTCGCGATTGCCGACGAAACCGCCGTCTTCATTCCTGCTTGCGCTTTGAAAGCCGGAGACGGCAGAAGCGACGTGCTTCATTCATCCGGTGCCTCGAACTTAATCACTTTTTCGGACTTTGCCAAGCCCCAAGGGCATTTAGCCCTCTTTTCGCGTTGTTTTGAACAGCATAGCGCGCAGCACGCCATTCAGATCAGGACGGGTTTCGAGGCAATCGAACCCGCGCGCCGCAAAGATCGCAGCGACATCGGCCTGCTGACCGATGCCGATCTCGACCACGACGGCACCCTCCGGATCAAGATATCCGGCGGCGTCCTTTGCGATCGCGCGATACGCATCGAGCCCGTCACCGCCGCCGTCGAGCGCAAGGTGCGGATCGTGCCGACGCACCTCTTCGTCAAGCTCGCCGATGATTCGGCTCTCGATATAGGGCGGATTGGAAACGATCAGGGAAAAATGGCCGCGGACATTCGAAAACCAGTTGGACTGAACTGTCGAAAAGCGCTCCTCCAGCCCATTCGTCCCGGCATTGCGCATTGCCGTCTCAAGCGCGCCCGCGCTGAGATCGACACCCAAGGCTCTCAGATCTTCGCGTTCTGCGAGCAGTGCCAAGGCAATGGCCCCCGTGCCCGTGCCGAGATCAAGGACCGTCGGCGCCTGATCGTGATCATCGATGCTATCCAAAGCCGATAGTGCGAGTTCAACCAGTGCCTCGGTGTCATTCCGGGGTTCGAGCGTATCCGGCGAAAGCGCAAGATGGAGGCCGTGAAATTCCCGCCAGCCGAGAATCCGATGGATCGGCACGCCGGAAGCCCGTGCATGGGCGCGGTCCATCACCTCCTGGCACGCCGTCTCTTTCACATCGCGATTGGGATCAGAGATCCATTCGGCCGTGTCGAGCTGCAAGGTCCCGAGAACGAGCTTTCTCGCCTCGTCGGCGGCATTCACGATATCCGCATCACTGATGATACCGCGCACCGCCGTCAGCAGCGCCTGCAGCTTCATGTCATTTCTGCCAGCAGCGCCGCCTGGTGATCGGCGATCAGCGCGTCGATCAGTTCATCCAGTTCGCCCTGGATCACCCGATCAAGCTTGTAGAGGGTCAGATTGATGCGGTGATCCGTCACTCTGCCCTGCGGAAAGTTATAGGTACGAATCCGCTCCGAACGGTCGCCCGAGCCGACCTGCGCCCGCCGCGATTCGCTCCGCTCCGCATCCGCCTGGCTGCGTTTGGCGTCATAAAGACGCGCGCGTAGGATCTGCATGGCGCGGGCACGGTTCTGGTGCTGGCTCTTCTCCGACTGCGTGACCACGATCCCGGTCGGCAAGTGCGTAATTCGAACGGCGCTGTCCGTTGTGTTGACGTGCTGGCCGCCGGCCCCGGAGGAGCGCATCGTATCGATACGGATATCATTGTCGTTGATCTCGACATCCACCTCTTCGGCCTGCGGCAGGACGGCAACGGTTGCGGCGGAGGTGTGGATGCGTCCGCCGGCCTCGGTGGCGGGCACACGCTGCACGCGATGAACGCCGGATTCGAATTTCATCTTTGCAAAGACGCCACGGCCGGATACCTCGGCGATAATCTCCTTGTATCCGCCGGCCTCGCCTTCCGACACGGAGTCGATCGCAACCTTCCACCCCTGCTCGGCTGCGTAACGCTCATACATGCGAAAGAGATCGCCGGCGAAGAGCGCGGCCTCGTCCCCACCCGTTCCCGCGCGGATTTCAAGGATGACATTGCGCGCATCCGCTTCGTCCTTCGGCAACATCTGCAGCCGGAGGTCATTCGTCAGCGCCTCGATTTTGTTGTCGAGTGTATTCGCCTCGGCGTCGGCCATGCGGCGCATCTCGCCATCGCTGCCCGCGTCGGCCAGCAATTCATCGATCCCCTTGCGCTCCTGCTCCACCTCGCGAAGCTGGCGGATCGCCGCGACGACCGGCTCCAGCTCGGCGTAATCCGCCGCCGCCTTGCCATATCGCTCGGGCGCGGGGCCGGCGGCCAGTTCCGCCTCCAGCATCTGGAAACGTTTCTCGACAGCATCGAGGCGGGCGGTGGGAAGGCTCTCCGTCATGATCCTACAGCGTCAACCCGCTCTCATTGGCGTAATCCTTCAGAAACGCCCGGATATCCTGCCTTTCCGCGTGATCGATCGCCGTGTTCAACCGCTCCGTCAGATCGTCGAGACGGACATCCCGCAGACAGGCCTTCACCGGACCGATCGAGGCGGCACTCATCGAAAGCGTACGAAAACCGATGCCGACAAGCGCGAGGGCGGTCAACGGCCGGGACGCCATCTCCCCGCACAGGGAAAGCGGAATGGACAGGCGTTCACAATCGCGGACAATATGGCGCAAAGCCCTCAGAAAGGTGCATGACAGCACGTCGAAGCGATCACCCACGACCGGGTTGCCGCGATCGGTCGCCATGATGAACTGGAACAAATCGTTCGAACCAACGGAAATGAAGTCGACCAGACCCTTCAAGCGGTCGAGCTGCCAGATCAGCGAAGGCACTTCCAGCATGATTCCGACGGAAATTTCCGAAGGCAGCCCATAGCCATGACGCTCCAGATGGCTCTTCTCCCGCTCGATAAGGTCCCGTGCCTGTTCGATTTCGGACGCCTCGGTCACCATGGGAAGCATGAGTGAAAGCTTCTGCCCTCGGGCCGCCCGCAGCAGCGCACGGATCTGCGTCCGGAAAAGCCCGGCCCGGTCCAGCGTCAGACGAATGGCGCGCCAGCCCATGGCGGGGTTTTCTTCATTCGGAGCGTTGCGGAAGTAAGGCAGCACCTTGTCGCCACCAATATCGAGTGTGCGGAAGAGAATCGACTTGCCATCAGCCTTGTCGATCACCTCGCGATAAAGCTCTTCCTGGCGGTCGGCCCGGGGAAAGGTCGAAGCGACCATGAACTGGAGTTCCGTACGGAACAGGCCAATTCCATCGGCGCCGCATGCTTCAAGCTGCGACATGTCGACCACGAGGCCAGCATTCATCATGAGTCGAATGTCGACGCCGTCGACGGTGCGGGCCGGCTTGTCGAGCAGCGCCTGATACAATTCCTGTCGCTTGGCGCGGAAGCGAACCTTCTCCGCATAAAGGCTTTCCAGGTCCGCCGGCGGACGCAGATGCACGCGGCCCTCATCGCCATCGACGATGATCGCATCCCCGTTCTCACTCATCGACACGACGCCGCGCGTCTGACCGGTCACGGGGATTCCCATGGCCCGCGCCACGATCGAGATATGGCTGGTGATCGCGCCATCCTCCAGGACGAGACCACGAATGCGATCGCGCGGATAATCCAGCAACTCGGCGGCGCCCATGGTGCGCGCGACAATGACGTTGTCGTCAGCCGCCAGAAGTTCTTCACGTCCCCCGCCGACAAGCTGGCGCAGCAGGCGGTTCGCCAGATCGTCGAAATCGTTCATGCGCTCGCGGATATAGGGATCCGTGACATGGATCATTCGCGCACGCGTATCGTTCTGAACCTTCTCGACGGCGCCCTCTGCCGTCAGCCCGTTCTGAACCGCTTCTTCGAGTCGCCTGACCCAGCCCGTATCGTGGGCGAACATGCGATAGGCTTCCAGCACGGCCCTGTGTTCGCCGTCAGCCGCGATTTCCTCGCGGTTCAGCATGTCATCGATGGAAACGCGCAAATGGCCCAGCGCATCGTGCAGCCGGCCCGATTCGATATCGACATCTTCAGCAAAGAGATTGGTGACAACGATGCGTGGCTCGTGCAGCACCACATAGCCGAGACCGACCCCGTCCGAGATCCCCACGCCTTCGAAGGTCGCAGGACGACGCATGTCCAGTTCGATACCGGCCCGGGACAGATTGGCCAGATCGCCACTCGCCATCATCTCGGCAAGCACCATCGAAACCGTCTGCAGCGCTTCCAGTTCTTCCTCGCGATAGACACGCTTCGTCTTGTTCTGGACGGTCAGAACGCCAAGCGTACGTCCGGCGCGCAGCACTGGCACGCCCAAGAAGGATGAAAATGCCTCCTCGCCGGTTTCCGGCAGGTAGCGGAAGGCGGGGTGTTTTTCGGCTTCCGGCAGGTTCAGTGTACGGGCTGTCGCTGCGATGGTGCCGACCAAGCCGTGACCGACGCGAAGCGACGCCAAGTGGACCGCCGACGGATTAAGGCCCTCGGTCGCATAGAGCTCGAGCACTTCGTCGGCGCGCAGCACGTAAAGCGAGCAGACTTCGGCCACCATGTTGCGGGCGATTTCCGCCACAATCCGGTCGAGCCGCGTCTGCGCGTCCAGAGGCTCGGCCATCAGTTCGCGCAGACGGCGAAGCAGGACCCTGGGGCCGACCGCAAAGTCTGTCATGACTTTTCTCCCCTCCTGCTAGCGCCTTGTCAGCCGTCGATGATCCGGCTCGACTTGGCGAGCCGAGATCGATGTTTACTTACCGTCCAGACCGTAGGCCGCATGCAGCGTACGCACCGCAAGCTCCGTGTAGGCCCCGTCAATCAGGATCGAAATCTTGATCTCGGACGTGGTGATCGCTCGAATATTGATATTACGTCCGGCCATCGCCTTGAAAGATGTTGCCGCGACACCGGTATGACTGCGCATACCGATACCGATCACGGAAACCTTGGTCAGGCCGCCCTCGCTTTGAATGGCGTCGAAGCCCACCGTTTCCTTCGCGTCGGACAGGATTTTGACGGCGCGTTCCAGATCGCCTGACGGCACGGTGAAGGTGATATCGGTGGTCGCGCCATCTTCCGAGATATTCTGCACGATCATGTCGACATTGATATTGGCTTCGGCCAGGGGGCCGAAAATGCCAGCCGAGACGCCTGGCCGGTCGGCGACGCGCCGCAGAGAGATCTGGGCCTCGTCCTTGGCGTAGGCAATACCGGTTACCGTTTCCTGTTCCACGATCTCATCCTCGTCGCAAATCAGCGTTCCTGGCGGGTTATCGAAATCGCCCATTCCGGGCGCATCGGGGTCTTCGAAGGACGAACGCACGAAGGTCCGCACGCCCTGTGTCATCGCGAGTTCGACCGACCGCACCTGTAGTACCTTGGCGCCGAGGCTGGCCATTTCCAGCATTTCTTCGAAAGTCACTTTCGGCAGACGGCGGGCCCGCGGCTCGATCCTCGGATCGGTCGTATAGACACCGTCTACGTCAGTGTAGATATCGCAGCGATCGGCCTTGACCGCCGCGGCAATCGCGACCGCCGACGTGTCCGAACCGCCGCGTCCAAGCGTGGCGATTCGGCCATCGGGACCGATGCCCTGAAATCCGGCGACAACAGCAACCTGACCCTGGCTCATGCGTTCCATCAGCCGCGCGCCTTCGATCGAGTCGATACGCGCGGCGCCATGGGCATTATCGGTCTTCAGAGCGATCTGCCAGCCTTGCCAGGATCGTGCATCGACACCCATCGACTGAAGAGCAATGGCGAGCAGACCGCTTGTCACCTGTTCGCCCGAGGCGACAACGGCGTCATATTCGCGCGCATCGTAAAAGGAAGCGTCTGCACCGGCGACTTTCGGCATCTTCTCGACCCAGCCGACAAGTTCGTTGGTCTTGCCGGCCATTGCCGAGACCACGACAGCCACCTCATGGCCAGCATCGACCTCCCGTTTCACATGGCGTGCAACCACATGAATACGATCGAGATCGGCAACCGACGTGCCTCCAAATTTCATTACAATGCGCGCCATGGCGAGCGGTACTCTCCCTTTGTATCAGGGTGCCGGCAGGCAGCGTCGGGCCATATCCCCCTTCAGACGCCGCCCCACGTGAAAGCGCGCCGGTGGGCAGGCCGGCGCGATCCGCGGTTCCATAGCCAAAAGGGGCCTTCGAAGCAAGGTCGACGGCTTGACTTGCAGCCACGACTTCCCGATGTCACTGCTGACAAGCACAGGATGCGTAGAATGAATGCGACAAGCGCCACGACCATCGACTCGGCCGAAATCGACCACTTCTCTTCGCTAGCGGCGGAATGGTGGAACCCGACGGGCAAGTTTCGTCCGCTTCACAAGTTCAACCCGGTCCGCTTGCGCTATATCCGCGACGAGGTAGGCCGCCAGTTCGGCCGCGACCTGAATGCGGAAAAGCCATTCGAAGGCTTGCGCTTTCTGGATATTGGTTGTGGCGGCGGCCTCCTGAGCGAGCCGATGCGGCGGCTTGGTGCCGAAGTTGTCGGGGCGGACGCCTCGGAAACCAATATCAAGGTGGCAAGCATCCACGCCGAACAAACGGGCCTCGACATCGACTATCGGGCGACGACCGCCGAAGCGCTGGCCGATGCGGGAGAGCAGTTCGACGTCATTCTCAACATGGAAGTGGTCGAACACGTCGCCAATGTCGACCTCTATCTGAGGCGCTGCGCGGAGATGGTGAAGCCGGGCGGCCTGATGTTCGTTGCCACGATCAACCGAACGATGAAGGCCTATGCGCTGGCAATCGTCGGCGCGGAATACGTCCTTCGCTGGCTGCCCAAGGGCACCCACTCCTATGAGAAACTTGTGCGGCCCATGGAAATCCACGGCCCGCTTTCCGATCGGGGATTGCTGCGCCGGGAGATCACCGGCGTCGTCTACAGTCCTCTCGCCGACCGCTGGGAGCCGAGTCGCGACACAGACGTCAATTATATGGTTCTCTACGAACGGCCGGAATAAAAGTAGTCAATTCTGGTCTTCAGGAATATCCGGTATCGGAAGGACGGGCACGCCGTCCTCCAGGAGCGATTTGACGTCTTCGGACTTGGCAGAACCGTAGATCTTCCGTTCTTCCGCTTCGCCAAAGTGGATGCGCCGCGCCTCCTCGGCGAAGTTTTCGCCCACATTGGTGGCGCCGGATTTCATCTCGCGGACCATCTCCGCCATCTTGCGCATCATCTCGGCTTGGGGACTGTCCGGGACGAGGCCGACCGACTGCGGTTCAGGCGAAGCGGCCGCCAAGGCCTGACTCTTCTTAGTCGCCTTCACTGCCGGTGCCATCAGGGACTTCGTTACCGATGTCGAATGACAGAACGGGCAACTGACAAAGCCCTTGCTGTTTTGCGAGTCGAAATCGTCCGAAGAGCGAAACCATCCGTCGAAATCATGTCCGTCGATACAGCGCAGAGCGTAATGAATCATCGATGTTCAGCCGGTCACCTGGAGGGTGAAATCCCTGCCATTGCTAAGATTGGGAATGGCCGCTCGCTGCGCGGCAACGGCGCTCATATCGATATCTGCCATGAGGACGCAAGGCTCATCGTGTCCCGCATCGGCAATGATAGCTCCATCGGGCGCGACAATGAGCGAGTGGCCATAGGTTTCTCGCCCATCCTCGTGCTGTCCGCCCTGGGCTGCAGCAATGACGAACGCGCCGTTTTCGATGGCGCGGGCGCGCAGCAACGTATGCCAGTGCTTCTCACCCGTCTGCCTGGTGAAGGCTGCGGGCACGGTGAGAATATCGGCGCCGGCCTGCGCCTGCGTTTTAAAGAGATGCGGAAAGCGCAGATCGTAGCAAACCGAAAGCCCGATCGTACCGAGCGCTGTTTTCGCCACCACCGCTGCCTCGCCGGGGCTATAGGTCCGTGATTCCCGCCAGCTCTCGCCATCGGCCAGATCGACGTCGAACATGTGGATTTTGTCATAGCGAGCCAGAAGCGACCCGTCCGGCCCGA contains these protein-coding regions:
- the ubiG gene encoding bifunctional 2-polyprenyl-6-hydroxyphenol methylase/3-demethylubiquinol 3-O-methyltransferase UbiG; this encodes MNATSATTIDSAEIDHFSSLAAEWWNPTGKFRPLHKFNPVRLRYIRDEVGRQFGRDLNAEKPFEGLRFLDIGCGGGLLSEPMRRLGAEVVGADASETNIKVASIHAEQTGLDIDYRATTAEALADAGEQFDVILNMEVVEHVANVDLYLRRCAEMVKPGGLMFVATINRTMKAYALAIVGAEYVLRWLPKGTHSYEKLVRPMEIHGPLSDRGLLRREITGVVYSPLADRWEPSRDTDVNYMVLYERPE
- the ptsP gene encoding phosphoenolpyruvate--protein phosphotransferase codes for the protein MTDFAVGPRVLLRRLRELMAEPLDAQTRLDRIVAEIARNMVAEVCSLYVLRADEVLELYATEGLNPSAVHLASLRVGHGLVGTIAATARTLNLPEAEKHPAFRYLPETGEEAFSSFLGVPVLRAGRTLGVLTVQNKTKRVYREEELEALQTVSMVLAEMMASGDLANLSRAGIELDMRRPATFEGVGISDGVGLGYVVLHEPRIVVTNLFAEDVDIESGRLHDALGHLRVSIDDMLNREEIAADGEHRAVLEAYRMFAHDTGWVRRLEEAVQNGLTAEGAVEKVQNDTRARMIHVTDPYIRERMNDFDDLANRLLRQLVGGGREELLAADDNVIVARTMGAAELLDYPRDRIRGLVLEDGAITSHISIVARAMGIPVTGQTRGVVSMSENGDAIIVDGDEGRVHLRPPADLESLYAEKVRFRAKRQELYQALLDKPARTVDGVDIRLMMNAGLVVDMSQLEACGADGIGLFRTELQFMVASTFPRADRQEELYREVIDKADGKSILFRTLDIGGDKVLPYFRNAPNEENPAMGWRAIRLTLDRAGLFRTQIRALLRAARGQKLSLMLPMVTEASEIEQARDLIEREKSHLERHGYGLPSEISVGIMLEVPSLIWQLDRLKGLVDFISVGSNDLFQFIMATDRGNPVVGDRFDVLSCTFLRALRHIVRDCERLSIPLSLCGEMASRPLTALALVGIGFRTLSMSAASIGPVKACLRDVRLDDLTERLNTAIDHAERQDIRAFLKDYANESGLTL
- a CDS encoding DUF1178 family protein, which codes for MIHYALRCIDGHDFDGWFRSSDDFDSQNSKGFVSCPFCHSTSVTKSLMAPAVKATKKSQALAAASPEPQSVGLVPDSPQAEMMRKMAEMVREMKSGATNVGENFAEEARRIHFGEAEERKIYGSAKSEDVKSLLEDGVPVLPIPDIPEDQN
- a CDS encoding aspartate kinase yields the protein MARIVMKFGGTSVADLDRIHVVARHVKREVDAGHEVAVVVSAMAGKTNELVGWVEKMPKVAGADASFYDAREYDAVVASGEQVTSGLLAIALQSMGVDARSWQGWQIALKTDNAHGAARIDSIEGARLMERMSQGQVAVVAGFQGIGPDGRIATLGRGGSDTSAVAIAAAVKADRCDIYTDVDGVYTTDPRIEPRARRLPKVTFEEMLEMASLGAKVLQVRSVELAMTQGVRTFVRSSFEDPDAPGMGDFDNPPGTLICDEDEIVEQETVTGIAYAKDEAQISLRRVADRPGVSAGIFGPLAEANINVDMIVQNISEDGATTDITFTVPSGDLERAVKILSDAKETVGFDAIQSEGGLTKVSVIGIGMRSHTGVAATSFKAMAGRNINIRAITTSEIKISILIDGAYTELAVRTLHAAYGLDGK
- a CDS encoding carbon-nitrogen hydrolase family protein, translated to MTVLTAACVQMRSGRDPQDNLRDFDQMVRQAAGQGAHYVQTPEMTGMLERSRDSLLQKVRAEQSDPLVAQAAGLAAELSIHLHIGSTAILLDDGKVANRAFLFGPDGSLLARYDKIHMFDVDLADGESWRESRTYSPGEAAVVAKTALGTIGLSVCYDLRFPHLFKTQAQAGADILTVPAAFTRQTGEKHWHTLLRARAIENGAFVIAAAQGGQHEDGRETYGHSLIVAPDGAIIADAGHDEPCVLMADIDMSAVAAQRAAIPNLSNGRDFTLQVTG